One genomic segment of Belonocnema kinseyi isolate 2016_QV_RU_SX_M_011 chromosome 2, B_treatae_v1, whole genome shotgun sequence includes these proteins:
- the LOC117166954 gene encoding phosphatidate cytidylyltransferase, mitochondrial, which yields MIEKVAQFSQFKRILRDFPRNMKFCFAYGSGTFKQTSDPNENMLDLIFVVRNPNRWHAENLSRNPSHYAQPLRFLGYKAITKLQESWGAKVYYNTLVKTSEGRTIKYGVISEISLVEDLLDWNLLYLSGRLHKPVQVLIEPDEDSDLRTALLQNLHSAVHAALLLLPEHFTETDFYRTIAGLSYNGDFRMTFGEDKNKVKNIVIPQLKQFRELYAPILKHFDKYVEIPHSEDAAIMCRQDTGPSTRIHHLNQLPRAPQVKLVRAWSLGPRSKDTEDCLRALAHDPDCSETLDQCLREIVWKSSVSQSLKGILTAGLYKSVKYSWAKIVKMMSSNEQKKQLPAVTAVSDKVEKVVDSVAKKDKEKRDPPKPIEQ from the coding sequence atgattgaaaaagtcgCGCAGTTCTCTCAGTTTAAGAGAATCCTGCGGGATTTTCCGCGCAACATGAAGTTCTGCTTCGCCTACGGATCTGgtactttcaaacaaacaagtgATCCGAATGAGAACATGTTGGATTTAATATTTGTCGTGCGCAATCCAAACCGATGGCACGCGGAGAATCTGAGTCGAAATCCAAGTCACTATGCTCAACCTCTTCGGTTCCTCGGTTACAAGGCGATCACTAAACTGCAGGAGTCCTGGGGCGCGAAGGTTTACTATAACACCCTGGTCAAAACGTCCGAGGGCCGGACAATCAAGTATGGAGTAATTTCGGAAATATCGTTGGTAGAGGATTTGTTGGATTGGAACCTTTTGTATCTCTCAGGAAGGTTGCACAAGCCGGTGCAGGTGCTGATCGAGCCAGACGAAGATTCCGATTTGCGAACTGCTCTACTGCAAAACTTGCACTCGGCTGTGCATGCAGCTCTACTTCTGCTTCCGGAGCATTTCACGGAAACGGACTTTTACAGAACCATCGCCGGTTTGTCGTATAACGGGGATTTTCGCATGACTTTCGGGGAAGATAAGAACAAGGTAAAGAATATCGTGATACCGCAGTTGAAACAGTTTAGGGAACTTTATGCGCCGATATTGAAGCATTTCGATAAGTATGTGGAAATTCCACATTCGGAGGATGCTGCGATCATGTGTAGACAGGATACAGGCCCCTCGACTCGGATACACCACTTGAATCAGCTGCCCCGAGCCCCCCAAGTGAAGCTGGTTAGAGCCTGGTCCCTGGGACCGAGGTCGAAGGATACTGAGGATTGTTTACGAGCCCTCGCACACGATCCAGATTGTAGCGAAACTCTAGACCAGTGCCTCCGGGAAATCGTCTGGAAGTCGAGCGTTTCTCAGAGCTTGAAGGGAATTTTAACGGCTGGTCTTTACAAATCCGTCAAGTACAGTTGGGCAAAGATCGTCAAAATGATGTCGTCCAATGAGCAGAAGAAGCAGCTACCAGCTGTCACTGCTGTTTCGGATAAGGTCGAAAAAGTAGTTGATTCCGTTGCCAAGAAAGATAAGGAGAAAAGGGACCCGCCAAAACCAATAGAACAGTAA